The Blattabacterium cuenoti genome includes the window ACTACTTATAGTATTGTAGATGAACGATGTGCAGGTTTTTTTGCTTTAGGAATAGCTCAACAAATAAGAAAACCTGTAGTTATTAGTTGTACTTCTGGTTCTGCCGTTGTAAATTATTATCCTGCCATTACAGAGGCTTTTTATCAAAATATTCCACTTATTTTAGTAACTGCAGATAGACCCCAAAAAATTATATATATATTTGAAGGACAATCCATTCATCAGAAAAATATATTTCAAAAACATGTAGAAACTTCTGTTCAATTAACAGAAGATGAATCTGAATCAGGAATATGGTATAATGATCTATTGATGAATGAATCTATAAACAAATGTATTTCTACAAGTAAACCTATCCATATTAATATCCCATTTTCAGAACCACTTTATGGTACCACAAGTCATTTAAAAGTAAAACCTAAGATTATAAAAACCATACCTGTTAAAAATTATGTTGAAATATATGGTTATAAAAAAGAACAGTATATATGGAAAAAATATGAAAAAAAAATGATCCTGTTAGGATTGTATTATACAGAAAAAAATACGGAAAAAATTTTAAGAAAATTAAGCTTAGATCCTTCCATTGTCATTTTTACAGAAACAACATCTCATGTATATGGAAAAAAATTTTTTTCAAGTATTGATCTACTTATTTATAATATGAATCCTAGAGAATGGATGAATTTTAAACCTCACATTTTATTAACCATTGGTATCAATATTATATCCAAAAAAATAAAATTTCTTTTAAGAAAATATCCTCCAATATATCATTGGCATATAGGAGAAAATTATGACAATTATCCGGATACCTATTATAAATTAACGACTTATTGGCCTATTCATCCAGAATCATTTTTAAAAATTTTTCATAATTCTAATAATAGATCTATTCTTTCTTCAAATTACAGGAAAAAATGGGAAAAATTGAAAAAAGAAAAAATCAAAAAACATAAATGTTTTTTCAAAAAAGAAAAAAGTTTTTCAGATTTAAACGTTTTATTCTTCGTATTCAAATCTATACCCAATCATACCATTCTACAATTAGGAAATAGTATGATTATAAGATACTATCAACTTTTTTATGAAAAAAAACATTCTATTAAATCTTATTGTAATCGTGGGACTTCAGGAATAGATGGATGTGTTTCAACTGCTGTAGGTTCTGCTACAATAAGAAAAAAAACTGTAACATTAATTGTTGGAGACATAAGTTTTTTTTATGATAGTAATGCTTTATGGAATAATTATATTCCAAAAAACTTTCGTATTATACTTATTAATAATGGAGGAGGAAATATTTTTAGATTTATTTCGGAAGAAAAAATTCCTGAAAATATATTTCATTTTTTTGAAACAAAACATATTTTTTCTGCAAAAAAAATATGCGAAATGTATCATTGGAAATACGAAGTAGCATCCGATCCGGATACTTTAAAAAATAGTTTATCATGTTTTTGGAAAAAAACAAATCAACCTTGTTTATTGGAAATAAATACTAAAAAATCTAATAATGATAAGATTTTGAAAAAATATTTATCTTATCTATCCTGATTTTATATAGAAATAACAAGAAACATCCCATAAGGCTTTAATTCTTGCAAAAACTTCTCTAAGTTCTATTTTTCTATCAAAAGAAATCATACTTTTAGCATTAAATCCAATTACATCGAGGCCCAAACAATTTCCAATAAAAATAGCTCTTTCATTATGAAATTTTTGAGATATAATCGTAAATTTTTTTTGATGAAAAACTTTATGAACTCTTAAAACAGAATGTAATGTACTAATTCCATAAAAATCTTCATATATAAAATGAGAAGGAATCCCTTTTTTAATTAATTCTTTTTTCATCATTTTTGGTTCATTATAATTTTTTTCTCTGTTATCTCCACTTACAATGATATAACGTACTTTTTTATGACGGAAAAGAAAATAAGCGGCATCTATTCTATACTTAAAATAAGCGTTAATTCCTCCTCC containing:
- the menD gene encoding 2-succinyl-5-enolpyruvyl-6-hydroxy-3-cyclohexene-1-carboxylic-acid synthase, producing MYSNKKVVQSLGVILKAKSIFNIIISPGSRNAPIIIHFTQQKQFTTYSIVDERCAGFFALGIAQQIRKPVVISCTSGSAVVNYYPAITEAFYQNIPLILVTADRPQKIIYIFEGQSIHQKNIFQKHVETSVQLTEDESESGIWYNDLLMNESINKCISTSKPIHINIPFSEPLYGTTSHLKVKPKIIKTIPVKNYVEIYGYKKEQYIWKKYEKKMILLGLYYTEKNTEKILRKLSLDPSIVIFTETTSHVYGKKFFSSIDLLIYNMNPREWMNFKPHILLTIGINIISKKIKFLLRKYPPIYHWHIGENYDNYPDTYYKLTTYWPIHPESFLKIFHNSNNRSILSSNYRKKWEKLKKEKIKKHKCFFKKEKSFSDLNVLFFVFKSIPNHTILQLGNSMIIRYYQLFYEKKHSIKSYCNRGTSGIDGCVSTAVGSATIRKKTVTLIVGDISFFYDSNALWNNYIPKNFRIILINNGGGNIFRFISEEKIPENIFHFFETKHIFSAKKICEMYHWKYEVASDPDTLKNSLSCFWKKTNQPCLLEINTKKSNNDKILKKYLSYLS
- a CDS encoding SanA/YdcF family protein; the encoded protein is MHGGGINAYFKYRIDAAYFLFRHKKVRYIIVSGDNREKNYNEPKMMKKELIKKGIPSHFIYEDFYGISTLHSVLRVHKVFHQKKFTIISQKFHNERAIFIGNCLGLDVIGFNAKSMISFDRKIELREVFARIKALWDVSCYFYIKSG